A genomic region of Pseudomonas migulae contains the following coding sequences:
- a CDS encoding nucleotide sugar dehydrogenase codes for MRISIFGLGYVGAVCAGCLCARGHDVIGVDISQVKIDLINQGKSPIVEPGLEALLEQGVHFGRLRGTGDVKASVMDTDMSFIAVATPCKKNGDLDLVYIESVCREIGEALHAKDGWHTVVVRSTVLPGTVKNVVIPILEDCSGKKAGVDFGVAINPEFLRESTAIKDYNCPPMTVIGEFDQRSGDMLVALYQELDAPLLRRSIEVAEMIKYTCNVWHATKVTFANEIGNIAKAVGVDGRDVMDVVCQDTKLNLSRYYMRPGFAFGGSCLPKDVRALNYRAVQLDVEHPLLASIMRSNAAQVQRAFDIITSYGKRRIALLGLSFKAGTDDLRESPLVELAEMLIGKGYDLHIFDRNVEYARIYGANKDYIESKIPHLASLLRADLTKVIEEADVIVLGNGDESFKALALDAPEGKQVVDLVGFMPNASGDRVEGICW; via the coding sequence ATGCGTATCAGCATATTTGGTTTGGGGTATGTGGGCGCTGTATGCGCGGGCTGTCTCTGTGCTCGCGGTCATGACGTAATCGGGGTGGATATCTCTCAGGTAAAAATCGACCTGATCAATCAGGGCAAGTCGCCCATTGTTGAGCCTGGCCTGGAGGCTCTGCTCGAGCAGGGTGTGCATTTTGGGCGGTTGCGGGGTACCGGCGATGTAAAAGCTTCCGTGATGGACACGGATATGTCGTTCATCGCCGTCGCTACGCCCTGCAAGAAGAACGGCGATCTGGATCTGGTCTACATAGAGTCGGTCTGCCGCGAGATCGGCGAAGCCCTGCACGCCAAGGACGGTTGGCATACGGTGGTGGTGCGCAGCACCGTGCTGCCGGGCACCGTGAAGAACGTGGTGATCCCGATTCTTGAAGACTGTTCCGGCAAGAAGGCCGGGGTCGACTTCGGCGTGGCGATCAACCCGGAGTTCCTGCGTGAAAGTACCGCGATCAAGGATTACAACTGCCCGCCGATGACGGTGATCGGTGAATTCGACCAGCGCAGCGGTGACATGCTCGTCGCGCTCTACCAGGAGCTGGACGCGCCGCTCCTGCGCAGGAGCATCGAAGTGGCCGAAATGATCAAGTACACCTGCAACGTCTGGCACGCGACCAAAGTGACCTTCGCCAATGAGATCGGCAATATCGCCAAGGCCGTCGGCGTGGACGGCCGCGATGTGATGGACGTGGTCTGCCAGGACACCAAACTCAACCTGTCGCGTTACTACATGCGTCCCGGTTTCGCGTTCGGCGGTTCCTGCCTGCCCAAGGATGTGCGCGCGCTGAATTATCGCGCCGTGCAACTGGATGTCGAGCACCCGCTGCTGGCCTCGATCATGCGCAGCAATGCGGCGCAGGTACAGCGAGCCTTCGACATCATCACCAGTTACGGCAAACGGCGTATCGCCCTGCTCGGCCTGAGCTTCAAGGCGGGCACCGATGACCTGCGTGAAAGCCCGCTGGTCGAGTTGGCCGAAATGTTGATCGGCAAGGGTTACGACCTGCACATCTTCGACCGCAACGTTGAATACGCGCGCATCTATGGGGCCAACAAGGACTACATCGAGTCGAAGATTCCGCACCTGGCTTCGCTGCTGCGCGCAGACCTGACGAAGGTCATCGAGGAGGCGGATGTGATTGTGCTGGGTAACGGTGACGAGTCCTTCAAAGCGCTTGCGCTTGACGCGCCCGAAGGCAAGCAAGTGGTCGACCTGGTGGGTTTCATGCCAAACGCCAGTGGCGATCGGGTCGAGGGTATCTGTTGGTAA
- a CDS encoding purine-cytosine permease family protein, with translation MVTAATTSAPLIEKHTIGYVPPEDRHGKTRDLFTLWFGGNIAPLPIVTGALGVQMFHLNLVWGIVAILIGHLVGGVLMALHSAQGPQMGIPQMIQSRAQFGSLGALLVVLIAGIMYIGFFASNIVLAGKSLHGVIDSVPVPVGIVIGALGSGIIGIIGYRFIHVLNRIGTWVLGAGIVLGFGYIFTHVQTADFLTRGSFNISGWLATVSLAALWQIAFAPYVSDYSRYLPANVPVAATFWTTYLGTVLGSSLSFIFGAVAVLATPVGMDTMDAVKLATGSIGPLMLVLFLLSVISHNALNLYGAVLSLITLVQTFAYRWIPTAKSRAVLSIIILAACCFAAVGASANFIGHFVDMVLVLLVVLVPWTAINLIDFYAIHKGQYDINSIFKVDGGIYGRYNPQALLAYAIGIAVQIPFMNTPLYVGPISEHINGADLSWLVGLIITSPLYYWLANRDTAYKRRLSTGKLANSL, from the coding sequence ATGGTTACCGCAGCAACAACCTCCGCCCCGCTCATCGAAAAACACACCATCGGCTACGTGCCGCCCGAAGATCGCCACGGCAAAACCCGTGACCTGTTCACCCTCTGGTTCGGCGGCAACATCGCCCCGCTGCCGATCGTCACCGGCGCCCTCGGCGTGCAGATGTTCCACCTCAACCTGGTATGGGGCATCGTCGCCATCCTCATCGGCCATCTGGTCGGCGGCGTGCTCATGGCGCTGCACTCGGCCCAAGGCCCGCAGATGGGCATTCCGCAGATGATCCAGAGCCGCGCCCAGTTCGGCTCCCTCGGCGCCCTGCTGGTGGTGCTGATCGCCGGCATCATGTACATCGGCTTCTTCGCCTCCAACATCGTCCTCGCCGGCAAGTCACTGCACGGCGTGATCGACAGCGTGCCGGTGCCGGTGGGCATCGTCATCGGCGCCCTGGGTTCCGGCATCATCGGCATCATCGGCTACCGCTTCATCCACGTGCTCAACCGCATCGGCACCTGGGTGCTCGGCGCCGGTATCGTGCTCGGCTTCGGCTACATCTTTACCCACGTGCAGACCGCCGACTTCCTCACCCGTGGCAGCTTCAACATCTCCGGCTGGCTCGCCACCGTTTCGCTCGCTGCGCTCTGGCAGATCGCCTTCGCACCGTACGTCTCCGACTACTCGCGCTACCTGCCGGCCAACGTGCCCGTGGCGGCCACGTTCTGGACGACTTACCTGGGCACGGTGCTCGGTTCCAGCCTCTCGTTCATCTTCGGCGCCGTGGCCGTACTCGCCACACCCGTCGGCATGGACACGATGGACGCCGTCAAACTCGCCACCGGCTCCATCGGCCCGTTGATGCTCGTGCTGTTCCTGCTCAGCGTCATCAGCCACAACGCCCTAAACCTCTATGGCGCCGTGCTGTCGCTGATCACCCTGGTGCAGACCTTCGCCTACCGCTGGATCCCGACCGCAAAAAGCCGCGCCGTCCTCTCGATCATCATCCTCGCCGCCTGCTGCTTCGCCGCCGTCGGCGCGTCCGCCAACTTCATCGGCCACTTCGTCGACATGGTGCTGGTGCTGCTCGTGGTGCTGGTGCCCTGGACTGCGATCAACCTGATCGACTTCTACGCCATTCACAAAGGTCAGTACGACATCAACTCGATCTTCAAGGTGGATGGCGGGATCTATGGCCGGTACAACCCGCAGGCGCTGCTGGCGTATGCGATCGGGATTGCGGTGCAGATCCCGTTCATGAACACGCCGCTGTATGTCGGTCCGATTTCAGAGCACATCAATGGCGCCGACCTGTCCTGGCTGGTGGGCCTGATCATCACCTCGCCGCTCTATTACTGGCTGGCGAACCGCGACACTGCGTACAAGCGCCGCCTCTCAACCGGAAAACTCGCCAACAGCCTTTAA
- the argE gene encoding acetylornithine deacetylase: MSTSREVLKALVAFDTTSRESNLQLIEFVRDYLASFDVPCELIYNEQRSKANLFATFGPADKPGIVLSGHTDVVPVDGQPWTVAPFELTERDGKLYGRGTADMKGYIACVLALVPSLVSAQLRLPVHIALSYDEEVGCLGVRSLLAALEQRPVKPMLCIIGEPTELKPVLGHKGKLAMRCDIQGHACHSAYAPLGVNAIEYAAELIGELGRIGNRLKAPEHHDARFDPPFSTVQTGVIGGGKALNIVPADCRFDFEVRALPSHDPSDVARELKTYAEQHVLPRMRAVSDQSEIRFSELSAYPGLATDAHSEAAELIAAFCGSRAFGTVAFGTEGGLFDAAGVPTVVCGPGSMDQGHKPDEFVSLQQLHDCDAMLQRMLLSISE, encoded by the coding sequence ATGAGCACCAGCCGCGAGGTGCTGAAGGCGCTGGTGGCGTTCGACACCACGAGTCGCGAATCAAACCTGCAGCTCATCGAGTTTGTCCGCGACTACCTCGCGAGCTTCGACGTGCCGTGCGAACTGATCTACAACGAGCAGCGCAGCAAGGCCAACCTGTTCGCGACCTTCGGCCCGGCGGACAAGCCGGGCATCGTCCTGTCGGGGCACACCGACGTGGTGCCCGTCGATGGCCAGCCGTGGACCGTTGCGCCGTTCGAACTCACTGAGCGCGATGGCAAGCTCTACGGTCGCGGTACAGCGGACATGAAGGGCTACATTGCTTGCGTGCTGGCGCTCGTTCCTTCCCTGGTGAGCGCACAACTGCGCCTGCCCGTGCACATCGCGCTCTCGTACGATGAAGAAGTCGGCTGCCTCGGCGTGCGCTCGTTGCTGGCGGCGCTGGAACAACGGCCCGTCAAACCGATGCTGTGCATTATTGGCGAGCCGACCGAGCTGAAACCGGTGCTCGGGCATAAGGGCAAACTGGCGATGCGCTGCGATATTCAGGGCCACGCGTGCCATTCGGCGTACGCGCCGCTTGGGGTCAATGCCATTGAGTACGCCGCCGAACTGATCGGTGAACTGGGACGGATCGGCAACAGGCTCAAAGCGCCCGAGCATCACGACGCGCGGTTTGATCCGCCATTTTCCACGGTACAAACCGGCGTGATTGGCGGCGGCAAAGCCTTGAACATCGTCCCCGCCGATTGCCGTTTCGACTTCGAAGTCCGTGCCCTTCCCTCCCATGATCCGAGCGACGTCGCCCGGGAGTTGAAAACCTACGCCGAGCAACACGTACTGCCGCGAATGCGGGCTGTCAGTGACCAGAGTGAAATTCGCTTCAGTGAACTCTCGGCATACCCCGGATTAGCGACGGATGCACACAGCGAAGCAGCTGAGCTGATCGCTGCATTCTGCGGCTCCCGAGCGTTCGGCACAGTGGCCTTCGGCACCGAGGGCGGCCTGTTCGACGCCGCAGGTGTTCCCACCGTTGTGTGCGGCCCTGGCAGCATGGATCAGGGGCATAAACCGGACGAGTTCGTCAGTCTCCAGCAACTGCACGACTGCGACGCCATGCTGCAACGGATGCTGCTATCGATCAGCGAATAA